The Candidatus Methylomirabilota bacterium genome includes a region encoding these proteins:
- a CDS encoding PfkB family carbohydrate kinase — translation MMAPDFVAVGHLTLDRFGDVTRPGGAALFAAVTADRLGLSAGILTSHGEDFPLDAIPPQIEVISVPAPHTTVFEHRREAGRRRLRLVTSAPPISPADVPPDWLDAELVLLAPVFGEVDPAFARTFTEATLAVEAQGWLRAAGPAGEVTPQPWTPPRELLNRLLALFVSAEDVRGQESSLTEWLQRLPLAAVTAGRAGALLYVSGERFEVRARPSREVDSTGAGDVFAAAFLASYRLDGDAWQAAAAAACAAALSVEGEGWSTVPDLAALEEALGEYRARE, via the coding sequence ATGATGGCTCCCGACTTCGTCGCCGTCGGGCACCTGACGCTCGATCGCTTCGGCGACGTCACCCGGCCGGGTGGCGCCGCGCTGTTCGCTGCTGTCACCGCCGACCGGCTCGGCCTCTCCGCAGGTATTCTCACGAGCCACGGCGAGGATTTCCCGCTCGACGCGATCCCGCCCCAGATTGAGGTGATCAGCGTCCCGGCGCCCCACACGACCGTCTTCGAGCACCGCCGGGAGGCCGGCCGACGCCGGCTGCGCCTGGTGACCTCGGCGCCCCCCATCAGCCCGGCCGACGTTCCTCCCGACTGGCTCGATGCCGAACTGGTGCTGTTGGCGCCGGTCTTCGGCGAAGTCGATCCAGCCTTCGCCCGGACGTTCACCGAGGCGACGCTGGCGGTGGAGGCTCAGGGCTGGCTGCGGGCCGCGGGCCCGGCGGGCGAGGTCACGCCCCAGCCCTGGACGCCTCCGCGGGAGCTGCTGAACCGGCTCCTGGCGCTGTTCGTCAGCGCGGAGGACGTGCGGGGTCAGGAGTCTTCGCTGACCGAATGGCTGCAGCGGCTGCCGCTGGCCGCGGTGACGGCCGGCCGCGCCGGCGCGCTGCTGTACGTCAGCGGGGAGCGCTTCGAGGTGCGCGCCCGCCCGAGCCGCGAAGTGGACTCGACGGGCGCCGGCGACGTCTTCGCCGCCGCGTTCCTGGCGTCCTACCGGCTCGACGGCGATGCCTGGCAAGCCGCCGCGGCCGCCGCCTGCGCGGCCGCGCTGTCGGTGGAGGGGGAGGGCTGGTCCACCGTGCCCGACCTCGCGGCGCTGGAGGAGGCGCTGGGAGAGTATCGCGCCCGGGAGTGA
- a CDS encoding AMP-binding protein translates to MNKVDRRAGYWNREKETMSPAARQRYQARWLARLLEHAGDKAPGVRRRLERAGLRPADVRGVDDLARLPVIKKSEMPELQKADPPFGGFCTVPLGKVRRIFVSPGPILEPMGPELSAWHGETCLYAGGFRPGDVVINTFLYHLVPAAHELDEALHLIGCTVVPTGVGNTDTQVTVAMAVRATGYVGTPSFLMTVLTRAKEMGVGRLPFQVAQVGAEPLPESLRRQVEEEHGVLTRQGFGTADLGFVAYECPEKSGMHLVEDAIVQVCNPQTGEPLPHGQIGELVATVDNHTYPMIRFGTGDLTVIDDAPCPCGRTAARMLGWRGRADEVTKVRGMFIHPRQADEVAARASGLARYQVVVGREGHQDTLTFRVELAGGASAEAVTRALEAAIRDVMKLRGAVEIVAAGIIPENAKKITDERKWT, encoded by the coding sequence GTGAACAAGGTTGATCGGCGCGCCGGGTACTGGAACCGGGAGAAGGAGACCATGTCCCCTGCGGCCCGCCAGCGCTACCAGGCCCGCTGGCTGGCCCGCCTGCTCGAGCACGCCGGGGACAAGGCGCCCGGGGTGCGACGTCGCCTCGAGCGGGCGGGCCTGCGTCCCGCCGACGTCCGCGGCGTGGACGATCTGGCGCGGCTGCCGGTGATCAAGAAGAGCGAGATGCCCGAACTGCAGAAGGCCGACCCGCCCTTCGGTGGCTTCTGCACGGTGCCCCTCGGCAAGGTCCGGCGGATCTTCGTCTCCCCGGGGCCGATTCTGGAGCCGATGGGGCCGGAGCTCAGCGCCTGGCACGGCGAGACGTGCCTCTACGCCGGCGGCTTCCGCCCCGGCGACGTCGTCATCAACACCTTCCTCTATCACCTGGTGCCGGCGGCGCACGAGCTCGACGAGGCCTTGCACCTGATCGGCTGTACGGTCGTGCCGACCGGCGTGGGCAACACGGACACGCAGGTGACCGTGGCCATGGCGGTGCGGGCGACGGGCTACGTCGGCACGCCGAGCTTCCTCATGACGGTCCTGACCCGGGCCAAGGAGATGGGTGTGGGCCGGCTGCCGTTTCAGGTCGCGCAGGTGGGCGCCGAGCCGCTGCCCGAGTCGCTGCGGCGCCAGGTCGAGGAGGAGCACGGCGTCCTGACGCGCCAGGGGTTCGGCACCGCCGATCTCGGCTTCGTCGCCTACGAGTGCCCGGAAAAATCCGGCATGCACCTCGTCGAGGACGCGATCGTCCAGGTGTGCAATCCCCAGACCGGCGAGCCGCTGCCCCACGGCCAGATCGGCGAGCTGGTGGCCACGGTCGACAATCACACCTATCCGATGATCCGCTTCGGCACCGGCGACCTCACCGTGATCGACGACGCGCCGTGCCCCTGCGGGCGCACCGCCGCGCGCATGCTCGGCTGGCGCGGCCGCGCCGACGAGGTCACGAAGGTGCGCGGCATGTTCATCCACCCGCGCCAGGCCGACGAGGTGGCCGCCCGCGCGTCCGGCCTCGCCCGCTATCAGGTCGTCGTCGGGCGCGAAGGCCATCAGGACACGCTCACGTTCCGGGTCGAGCTGGCGGGGGGCGCCAGCGCCGAAGCGGTCACGCGCGCGCTGGAGGCGGCGATCCGCGACGTGATGAAGCTGCGCGGTGCCGTCGAGATCGTCGCCGCCGGCATCATCCCGGAGAACGCCAAGAAGATCACCGACGAGCGCAAGTGGACCTAG
- a CDS encoding group 1 truncated hemoglobin, whose protein sequence is MTRGSVKGLVLLMLVAGLGACATTAPSEPSLYKRLGGREGIALVVDDFVANVVADDRINARFKSLPPPAVFRLKSNLADQICEAAGGPCSYVGRDMKTAHRGMNVTEIEWNATVQALVKALDKHRVAERDKRELLGLLGSMKQSIVGQ, encoded by the coding sequence ATGACGCGGGGATCGGTGAAGGGGTTAGTGTTGCTGATGCTTGTTGCGGGCCTGGGGGCCTGCGCGACCACGGCGCCGTCGGAGCCGTCGCTTTACAAGCGGCTCGGCGGCCGCGAGGGGATCGCCCTCGTCGTGGACGATTTCGTGGCCAACGTCGTCGCCGATGACCGCATCAACGCCCGCTTCAAGAGCCTGCCGCCGCCCGCGGTCTTCCGGCTGAAGTCCAACCTGGCGGACCAGATCTGCGAAGCCGCCGGCGGTCCGTGCTCGTACGTCGGGCGCGACATGAAGACGGCCCACCGGGGGATGAACGTCACCGAGATCGAGTGGAACGCGACCGTGCAGGCGCTGGTGAAGGCGCTCGACAAGCACCGGGTGGCGGAGAGGGACAAGCGGGAGCTGCTGGGTCTGCTCGGGTCCATGAAGCAGAGCATCGTCGGCCAGTGA
- a CDS encoding ABC transporter ATP-binding protein, giving the protein MLALNNIEVIYDGVILVLKGVSLNVREGGITTLLGANGAGKSTTLKAISGLLRSERGEVTKGSIEFHGERVDRLPPHEIVQRGVVQVFEGRRVFEHLTTEENLIAGAHVVSDVRRVREEIERVYEYFPLLQKRRAVQAGYLSGGEQQMLVIGRALMSRPRVMLLDEPSLGLAPMLVEEIFGIVQRLNREERLTVLLVEQNATLALTIAEHGYVMENGRIVLEGSADALRENADIKEFYLGLTEVGARKSYRDVKHYKRRKRWLS; this is encoded by the coding sequence ATGTTGGCGTTGAACAACATCGAGGTCATCTACGACGGCGTCATCCTCGTGCTCAAGGGGGTGTCACTCAACGTCCGGGAGGGGGGCATCACCACGCTGCTGGGCGCCAACGGCGCCGGCAAGAGCACGACGCTCAAGGCCATCTCCGGCCTGCTGCGGTCCGAGCGCGGGGAGGTGACCAAGGGCTCGATCGAGTTCCACGGCGAGCGCGTGGACCGGCTGCCGCCCCACGAGATCGTCCAGCGCGGGGTCGTGCAGGTCTTCGAGGGCCGCCGCGTGTTCGAGCACCTGACGACGGAGGAGAACCTGATCGCCGGCGCCCACGTCGTGTCCGACGTCCGGCGGGTGCGGGAGGAGATCGAGCGCGTCTACGAGTACTTCCCGCTGCTCCAGAAACGGCGCGCCGTCCAGGCCGGCTATCTGTCGGGCGGCGAGCAGCAAATGCTGGTCATCGGACGCGCCTTGATGTCGCGCCCCCGCGTGATGCTGCTGGACGAGCCGTCCCTGGGACTGGCGCCGATGCTCGTGGAGGAGATCTTCGGCATCGTCCAGCGTCTGAATCGCGAGGAGAGGCTCACGGTGCTGCTGGTGGAGCAGAACGCGACGCTGGCGCTGACCATCGCCGAGCACGGCTACGTGATGGAGAACGGGCGGATCGTCCTGGAGGGCTCGGCCGACGCGCTCCGCGAGAACGCCGACATCAAGGAGTTTTACCTGGGGCTGACGGAGGTGGGGGCCCGCAAGTCCTATCGCGACGTCAAGCACTACAAGCGTCGCAAACGCTGGCTGAGCTAG
- a CDS encoding ABC transporter substrate-binding protein, whose product MKTCLGILTAIAVAFGVTLAVVASAQADHEIVVGLQCDRTGATQTIGVVICPGIHDYVRLVNAKGGVDGHKIRAVEIDHEYKVPPAVEAYERHKKEGAVSIMLYGTPQTYALTQKLTEDRIPGTSPGFGRADAADGTRYPYIFPIAATYWSQATAAVKFVKDQLGGLQGKKIAFLFFDNPAGREPIPAFEELASREGFQLKIFAVPPPGVEMGAQVLDIAQRFRADFVIAHLFGRSPSVSIKELKRVGYPLRKVVSFVWGAAEADVDAAGGAAVAEGYYGLQFAGVGTGFRVLQEIRELYRKEGKQPPKEMDSTVYYNRGVLIAALHVEAIRNAVKAKPDGRIAGADVKAGFERIKGFTLEGLVPPLEVTPNDHEGGGWVQVWQVRGGKWVRATDWFKAYPEVVSKLVREAAVKK is encoded by the coding sequence ATGAAGACATGTCTCGGGATTCTGACGGCGATCGCGGTCGCTTTCGGAGTGACGCTGGCGGTCGTCGCCTCCGCCCAAGCGGACCATGAGATCGTCGTCGGCCTCCAGTGCGACCGGACGGGCGCGACCCAGACGATCGGCGTCGTGATCTGCCCGGGGATCCACGACTACGTCAGACTCGTGAACGCCAAGGGCGGGGTGGACGGACACAAGATCCGGGCGGTGGAGATCGACCACGAGTACAAGGTGCCGCCCGCGGTCGAGGCCTACGAGCGGCACAAGAAGGAGGGTGCGGTCTCCATCATGCTCTACGGCACCCCCCAGACCTATGCCCTCACCCAGAAGCTCACCGAGGACCGGATCCCCGGGACCTCGCCCGGCTTCGGGCGGGCCGACGCCGCGGACGGCACGCGGTATCCCTACATCTTCCCCATCGCCGCGACCTATTGGTCGCAGGCCACGGCCGCGGTGAAATTCGTGAAGGACCAGCTCGGCGGTCTCCAGGGCAAGAAGATCGCCTTCCTGTTCTTCGACAACCCGGCCGGCCGGGAGCCCATCCCGGCCTTCGAGGAGCTGGCGTCCCGAGAGGGCTTTCAGCTCAAGATCTTCGCGGTGCCGCCGCCGGGTGTGGAGATGGGCGCCCAGGTGCTCGACATCGCTCAGCGCTTCCGCGCCGACTTCGTGATCGCGCACCTGTTCGGCCGGTCGCCGTCGGTATCGATCAAGGAACTCAAGCGCGTCGGGTACCCGCTGCGCAAGGTCGTCTCGTTCGTGTGGGGGGCCGCCGAGGCCGATGTCGACGCGGCCGGCGGCGCGGCGGTGGCCGAGGGTTACTACGGGCTGCAGTTCGCGGGGGTGGGGACCGGCTTTCGGGTCCTCCAAGAGATCCGCGAGCTGTACCGGAAGGAGGGCAAGCAGCCGCCGAAGGAGATGGACTCCACCGTCTACTACAACCGCGGCGTGCTCATCGCGGCGCTCCACGTCGAGGCGATCCGGAACGCGGTCAAGGCCAAGCCCGACGGCCGGATCGCCGGGGCCGACGTGAAGGCCGGCTTCGAGCGGATCAAGGGCTTCACGCTCGAGGGCCTGGTGCCCCCGCTGGAGGTCACGCCCAACGACCACGAGGGGGGCGGCTGGGTGCAGGTGTGGCAGGTGAGAGGCGGCAAATGGGTGCGGGCGACCGACTGGTTCAAAGCGTACCCGGAGGTCGTCTCGAAGCTGGTCAGGGAAGCGGCGGTGAAGAAGTAG
- a CDS encoding ABC transporter substrate-binding protein gives MKRWLAIPIGLLMMSAVTLGSPGWAAASHEIVLGLQCDRTGATQTVGVHLCPGYHDYVRLVNAKGGVDGHKIRAVEIDHEYKVPQGVEAYERHKKEGAVVISLYGTPHTYALTQKLTEDHIPGTSPGFGRADATDGTRYPYVFPLAASYWSQAGAAVDFARKQMGGLKGKKIAFLFFDNPAGREPIPVLEDLAAREGFQLRTFAVPPPGVEMGAQVLDIAQRYRADFVIAHLFGRSPSVSIKELKRVGYPLRKVVSFVWGSAEADIEAAGGFGVAEGYHTMQYAGVGTDFPVLTEIREMYRKEGKEPSKEMASTVYYNRGVMWAAVAVEAVRNALKAKPDGKVTGADVKAGFEKIKGFTLGGLLPPLEITPNDHEGGGWVQIWQVKGGKFARVTDWYKAYQDVVAKHIKEAGAKK, from the coding sequence ATGAAGCGTTGGCTGGCGATCCCGATCGGGTTGTTGATGATGAGCGCGGTGACGCTGGGGAGCCCCGGGTGGGCGGCGGCGAGCCACGAGATCGTGCTGGGTCTGCAGTGCGACCGCACCGGCGCCACCCAGACGGTGGGCGTGCACCTGTGCCCCGGCTATCACGACTACGTCAGGCTGGTCAACGCCAAGGGCGGGGTGGACGGGCACAAGATCCGGGCGGTCGAGATCGACCACGAGTACAAGGTGCCGCAAGGGGTGGAGGCCTACGAGCGCCACAAGAAGGAAGGCGCCGTGGTCATCAGCCTCTACGGCACGCCGCACACCTACGCGCTCACGCAGAAGCTCACGGAGGACCACATCCCCGGCACCTCGCCGGGCTTCGGGCGCGCCGACGCCACGGACGGCACCCGGTATCCTTACGTCTTCCCCCTCGCCGCGTCCTACTGGTCGCAGGCGGGCGCGGCGGTCGATTTCGCCAGGAAGCAGATGGGTGGCCTCAAGGGCAAGAAGATCGCCTTCCTGTTCTTCGACAATCCGGCCGGCCGGGAGCCCATCCCCGTGCTCGAGGATCTGGCCGCCCGGGAGGGCTTCCAGCTCAGGACCTTCGCGGTACCGCCGCCGGGCGTGGAGATGGGCGCGCAGGTGCTCGACATCGCCCAGCGCTACCGGGCCGACTTCGTGATCGCGCACCTGTTCGGCCGGTCGCCGTCGGTGTCGATCAAGGAGCTCAAGCGCGTCGGCTATCCGCTGCGCAAGGTCGTCTCGTTCGTGTGGGGCTCGGCCGAGGCGGACATCGAGGCCGCGGGGGGCTTCGGCGTGGCCGAGGGGTATCACACGATGCAGTACGCCGGGGTCGGCACGGACTTCCCGGTCCTCACCGAGATTCGCGAGATGTACAGGAAGGAAGGCAAGGAGCCCTCCAAGGAGATGGCCTCCACTGTCTACTACAACCGCGGTGTCATGTGGGCGGCGGTGGCCGTCGAAGCGGTTCGCAACGCGCTCAAGGCCAAGCCCGACGGCAAGGTCACCGGCGCCGACGTGAAGGCCGGCTTCGAGAAGATCAAGGGCTTCACGCTGGGGGGCTTGCTCCCGCCGCTCGAGATCACGCCGAACGATCATGAGGGCGGAGGCTGGGTGCAGATCTGGCAGGTGAAGGGCGGCAAGTTCGCGAGGGTGACGGACTGGTACAAGGCGTACCAGGACGTCGTCGCCAAGCACATCAAAGAAGCCGGAGCGAAGAAGTAG
- a CDS encoding branched-chain amino acid ABC transporter permease, giving the protein MIHRECGVLKTTYEADMALYPLPIARWAVGVVAALFFVVLPFSVHEYYLSIVNLVSIAVVGALGLNILVGYTGQISIGHGAFMSVGAYTAANFATRLDLPFWLSLPLGGLMAALVGTVVGIPSLRIKGLYLAIATLAGQLIIEWTINHVTWISGGVQASIEVPRPRLGGFEIASQREMYFFLLVFVVIAITGTLNLMRSRVGRAFVAIRDHDIAAELIGINIFRYKLTAFAISSFYAGVTGVLYTYYLGIANYEQFQIVTSIDYLAMIIIGGLGSVLGSIFGAIFVTLLPILIRYAMEAFGSLVLSPQAVLNTIPNLRLILFGALIVFFLVVEPEGLNRLWRNIRNYFRVWPFAY; this is encoded by the coding sequence ATGATTCATCGGGAGTGCGGGGTGCTGAAGACGACGTACGAAGCCGACATGGCGCTCTATCCGCTGCCGATCGCCCGCTGGGCGGTGGGCGTGGTGGCGGCGCTCTTCTTCGTGGTGCTGCCGTTCAGCGTCCACGAGTACTACCTCAGCATCGTGAATCTCGTCTCCATCGCGGTGGTGGGCGCCCTGGGGCTCAACATCCTGGTCGGGTACACGGGGCAGATCTCGATCGGCCACGGCGCCTTCATGTCGGTCGGCGCCTACACCGCCGCCAACTTCGCCACCCGGCTCGACTTGCCCTTCTGGCTGTCGCTCCCGCTGGGCGGGCTCATGGCCGCCCTGGTGGGCACCGTCGTCGGCATCCCGTCCCTCCGCATCAAGGGCCTGTACCTGGCGATTGCGACGCTGGCGGGGCAGCTCATCATCGAGTGGACGATCAACCACGTCACCTGGATCAGCGGGGGCGTCCAGGCTTCGATCGAGGTCCCGCGGCCGCGCCTGGGCGGGTTCGAAATCGCCTCCCAGCGCGAGATGTACTTCTTCCTGCTGGTCTTCGTCGTGATCGCCATCACCGGCACCCTCAACCTCATGCGCAGCCGGGTGGGGCGGGCGTTCGTCGCCATCCGCGATCACGACATCGCGGCGGAGCTGATCGGGATCAACATCTTCCGCTACAAGCTGACCGCCTTCGCCATCTCCTCGTTCTACGCCGGCGTCACCGGGGTGCTCTACACGTACTACCTGGGGATCGCGAACTACGAGCAGTTCCAGATCGTGACCTCCATCGATTATCTGGCCATGATCATCATCGGCGGTCTCGGCTCCGTGCTGGGCTCGATCTTCGGGGCGATCTTCGTGACGCTGCTGCCGATCCTGATCCGTTACGCCATGGAGGCCTTCGGCAGCCTCGTGCTCTCGCCCCAGGCGGTGCTCAACACCATCCCCAACCTGCGCCTGATCCTCTTCGGCGCCCTCATCGTCTTCTTCCTCGTCGTGGAGCCGGAAGGGCTCAACCGCCTGTGGCGGAACATCCGCAACTACTTTCGAGTGTGGCCCTTCGCGTACTGA
- a CDS encoding branched-chain amino acid ABC transporter permease — translation MFDWQFFGLLISNGVLIGLMYSLIALGFVLVYKATDAINFAQGEFVMIAGFMVAVALGAYGAPLWLAVALALALMIAFGFGLERAMLRPLIGRPIVAVIMATIGLAAILRGFGPLMWGAETKPLALPIPDEPIVWGPLFIPPIQLLGAAVSLLFLAIFGWFFLRSRQGIAMRAVADSQQVAMAMGVNVERYFALAWAMTGIVSALGGVVWGNLLGVDVHLALVGFKVFPVVILGGLDSIPGAIIGGLIIGIVENVAAGYVDPWVGGGTKDFAPYVLMILALMIRPYGIFGKQIIERV, via the coding sequence ATGTTTGATTGGCAGTTCTTCGGGCTCCTCATCTCCAACGGCGTGCTGATCGGTCTCATGTACTCCCTGATCGCCCTGGGGTTCGTCCTGGTCTACAAGGCGACCGACGCCATCAACTTCGCCCAGGGCGAGTTCGTCATGATCGCCGGCTTCATGGTCGCGGTGGCCCTGGGAGCGTACGGCGCGCCGCTGTGGCTGGCCGTCGCGCTGGCCCTGGCGCTGATGATCGCGTTCGGCTTCGGGCTCGAGCGCGCCATGCTGCGCCCGCTGATCGGGCGGCCCATCGTGGCCGTGATCATGGCGACGATCGGCCTGGCCGCCATCCTCCGGGGCTTCGGGCCGCTGATGTGGGGCGCCGAGACGAAGCCGCTGGCGCTGCCCATCCCCGACGAGCCCATCGTGTGGGGCCCGCTCTTCATCCCGCCGATCCAGCTCCTGGGCGCCGCCGTCAGCCTGCTCTTCCTGGCCATCTTCGGCTGGTTCTTCCTCCGGTCCCGCCAGGGCATCGCGATGCGCGCCGTCGCCGACAGCCAGCAGGTGGCCATGGCGATGGGCGTCAACGTGGAGCGCTACTTCGCGCTGGCCTGGGCGATGACGGGCATCGTCTCCGCCCTGGGCGGCGTCGTCTGGGGCAACCTGCTCGGCGTGGACGTCCACCTCGCGCTGGTCGGCTTCAAGGTCTTCCCGGTGGTGATCCTGGGTGGGCTGGACTCGATCCCGGGCGCGATCATCGGCGGCCTGATCATCGGGATCGTGGAGAACGTGGCGGCGGGCTACGTCGACCCCTGGGTCGGCGGGGGCACCAAGGACTTCGCGCCCTACGTCCTGATGATCCTGGCGCTGATGATCCGCCCCTACGGGATCTTCGGCAAGCAGATCATCGAGCGGGTATGA
- a CDS encoding AMP-binding protein has translation MAEPDTLPRLLLRNAEQYGAKTAIREKDRGIWQPYTWREYRDHVHDFALGLAALGFTRDEKLSVIGDNRPRLYWAQLAAQALGGVAVPVYQDSIAKELAYVWNHAEVSVIVAEDQEQVDKVVALRDELPALRRVIYDDPRGMAAYRFDWLRSVAEVEELGRKFGAAHPGSFEAELARGQPDDVATICYTSGTTGDPKGVMLTHRNAIETARTFTRTEDIRPTDEWLSYLPMAWIGDCIYSLALSLTVGFACNCPESPETVQRDLRELGPTTVLAPPRIWENMLTSLQVRAADATLLKRWIFERFRAVAERVETLRADGKPVPPGLRLAYGLGEFFVYGPVRDQLGLGMARWAYTGGAPLGAETFRFFRSFGVNLKQVYGSTEVSALVSLQPDAEANPTTVGRPCPGIEVKIGDKGEVLIRSAGVFRGYFKAEEATREVIDAEGWFHTGDAGFLDPRGHLVIIDRVKDVGALAAGAPFAPQFIENKLKFSPYIREAVAFGHDRPYVAAMVAIDLNTVGNWAERRSIAYTSYMDLSQKPEVRALIREEIRKCNATLPESTKIRRFLLLPKDLDPDDAEITRTRKLRRRFIAEKYAAIVDAFYAGRDEVAMATAITYEDGRQGTVQARVRVDDVEGAADASEARFGRGRPAAAQNHV, from the coding sequence GTGGCTGAGCCGGACACGCTGCCCCGACTGCTGCTGCGGAACGCCGAGCAGTACGGCGCGAAGACGGCCATCCGGGAGAAGGACCGCGGCATCTGGCAGCCGTACACGTGGCGGGAATACCGCGACCACGTGCACGACTTCGCCCTGGGGCTGGCCGCGCTCGGGTTCACGCGGGACGAGAAGCTCTCGGTGATCGGCGATAACCGCCCGCGGCTGTACTGGGCCCAGCTCGCCGCCCAGGCGCTGGGCGGCGTCGCCGTGCCCGTCTATCAGGACTCCATCGCCAAGGAGCTGGCCTACGTTTGGAACCACGCCGAGGTCTCGGTCATCGTCGCCGAGGATCAGGAGCAGGTGGACAAGGTCGTGGCGCTCCGCGACGAGCTGCCCGCCCTCCGTCGCGTGATCTACGACGACCCGCGCGGCATGGCCGCCTACCGCTTCGACTGGCTCCGCTCCGTCGCCGAGGTGGAGGAGCTGGGGCGGAAGTTCGGCGCCGCGCATCCCGGCTCCTTCGAGGCGGAGCTGGCCCGGGGCCAGCCGGACGACGTCGCGACGATCTGCTACACCTCCGGGACCACCGGCGATCCCAAGGGGGTCATGCTCACGCATCGGAACGCCATCGAGACGGCCCGCACCTTCACCAGGACGGAGGACATCCGCCCCACCGACGAATGGCTGTCGTACCTGCCGATGGCGTGGATCGGTGACTGCATCTACTCGCTGGCCTTGAGCCTCACCGTGGGCTTTGCGTGCAACTGCCCGGAGAGCCCCGAGACGGTCCAGCGCGATCTGCGCGAGCTGGGACCGACGACCGTGCTGGCACCGCCGCGCATCTGGGAGAACATGTTGACCTCGCTGCAGGTGCGCGCCGCCGATGCGACGCTCCTCAAGCGGTGGATCTTCGAGCGATTCCGGGCGGTGGCCGAGCGCGTGGAGACGCTCCGCGCCGACGGCAAGCCGGTGCCGCCGGGGCTCCGCCTGGCCTACGGGCTGGGCGAGTTCTTCGTGTACGGCCCCGTGCGCGACCAGCTGGGCCTGGGCATGGCCCGCTGGGCCTACACCGGGGGCGCGCCGCTGGGCGCCGAAACGTTCCGCTTCTTCCGCTCCTTCGGCGTCAACCTCAAGCAGGTCTACGGCTCCACCGAGGTGAGCGCGCTGGTTTCCCTCCAGCCCGACGCGGAAGCCAACCCCACCACGGTGGGCCGCCCGTGCCCGGGCATCGAGGTGAAGATCGGCGACAAGGGCGAGGTCCTCATCCGGAGCGCCGGCGTCTTCCGCGGCTACTTCAAGGCCGAGGAGGCGACGCGCGAGGTGATCGACGCCGAGGGCTGGTTCCACACCGGCGACGCCGGGTTCCTCGACCCGCGCGGGCATCTGGTCATCATCGACCGGGTCAAGGACGTGGGCGCGCTGGCCGCCGGGGCGCCGTTCGCGCCGCAGTTCATCGAGAACAAGCTGAAGTTCAGCCCCTACATCCGAGAGGCGGTCGCCTTCGGCCACGACCGGCCGTACGTGGCGGCGATGGTCGCCATCGACCTCAACACCGTGGGCAACTGGGCCGAGCGGCGCTCGATCGCCTACACGAGCTACATGGACCTCAGCCAGAAGCCGGAGGTGCGCGCGCTGATCCGGGAGGAGATCCGCAAGTGCAACGCCACCCTGCCGGAATCGACCAAGATCCGGCGCTTCCTCCTCCTGCCCAAGGATCTCGACCCCGACGACGCCGAGATCACGCGGACGCGCAAGCTGCGGCGCCGCTTCATCGCCGAGAAGTACGCGGCGATCGTCGACGCCTTCTATGCCGGCCGGGACGAGGTGGCGATGGCCACGGCCATCACCTACGAGGACGGACGGCAGGGGACGGTCCAGGCGCGTGTTCGCGTCGACGACGTCGAGGGGGCGGCCGACGCGTCAGAGGCTCGCTTCGGGCGTGGACGCCCTGCGGCTGCGCAAAACCATGTTTGA